A region from the Vicia villosa cultivar HV-30 ecotype Madison, WI linkage group LG3, Vvil1.0, whole genome shotgun sequence genome encodes:
- the LOC131658025 gene encoding uncharacterized protein LOC131658025 — MRGWEEGRWKWGDLGVNEGLTGDEGTESMLGVLKGRLEEFGGLKEGRDSVVWSGKADPVSSFSVALCYDFFLRDRTPHGSQVKYHEAFEFLWKSEVPFKVKAFGWRLFRYRLPIIDLLLRRGMAIPADSLNCILCGNCEENLKHFFFSCGVAKRVWSEVAVWVGKEEKFEEACKANFLDWFHFFRAKKVKQGKEGMIWLACVWTFWTLRNGVRFRKDKWSVNDIVWSIKLLAWKWMFCGNITHPNFSFYEFVMDPVFFLT; from the coding sequence ATGAGAGGTTGGGAGGAGGGTAGATGGAAGTGGGGGGATTTAGGCGTGAATGAAGGGTTGACAGGGGATGAAGGCACCGAGAGCATGTTGGGAGTTCTAAAGGGCCGGTTGGAGGAATTCGGGGGTTTGAAGGAAGGTAGGGATTCGGTTGTGTGGTCGGGAAAGGCAGATCCGGTTTCGAGCTTTTCAGTAGCTTTGTGTTACGATTTCTTTTTGCGGGATCGGACACCTCATGGTTCTCAAGTCAAATATCATGAGGCGTTTGAATTTCTTTGGAAATCGGAGGTTCCTTTTAAAGTGAAGGCGTTTGGGTGGAGACTTTTCCGTTATAGACTTCCCATTATTGATCTCCTGTTGAGAAGAGGTATGGCTATTCCCGCGGATAGCTTAAATTGTATTCTTTGTGGCAATTGTGAGGAGAATTTGAAGCATTTCTTCTTTTCTTGTGGGGTGGCCAAGAGGGTGTGGTCGGAGGTAGCCGTTTGGGTGGGAAAAGAGGAGAAGTTTGAGGAAGCTTGCAAAGCGAATTTCTTGGATTGGTTTCATTTTTTCCGAGCGAAGAAAGTGAAACAAGGGAAGGAGGGGATGATTTGGCTCGCTTGTGTTTGGACTTTTTGGACTCTTAGGAATGGTGTTCGCTTTAGGAAGGATAAATGGAGCGTTAACGATATTGTTTGGAGTATTAAGTTATTAGCTTGGAAGTGGATGTTTTGTGGTAATATTACACATCCTAATTTCTCCTTCTACGAGTTCGTTATGGACCCTGTGTTCTTTCTAACGTAG